Proteins encoded within one genomic window of Arachis ipaensis cultivar K30076 chromosome B08, Araip1.1, whole genome shotgun sequence:
- the LOC107611696 gene encoding uncharacterized protein LOC107611696 — protein MKLLGKNHTSSDKKKNYAVKLNQLKLDTGLFGARGRVLTAANDKVAIQIVSETSTSSSTKKKPNPPPPSSSKQPLSSLLMIPFHRNPKSRCTHTTPATRFLSSTTATSFTWDARDLSNFHLLLSSSHALDIAFDFHVLYGEGVVGESDGEMTVVGKASTIVAVEEEMMKKTESNSSSHWNLQRKLPIKLRVNGLSIEASLSVSMKLMKMKNSEDDSARPIKNSVEPKRHAIIERVKYLTSLTNRGKNGKLHHTGIGTEQTSPYESDGSPVFDSDDSSESTSSSGSSGSNNSSIIIENDQNSGSRLGKSSNKNGCCESERFMGSSAPRTRLDGTANRSRLQLSRTRSFTEFGSNTITTKQQFPTRQRHHHA, from the exons atgaagttgTTGGGTAAGAACCACACGAGCAGCGACAAGAAGAAGAACTACGCAGTGAAACTGAATCAATTGAAGCTTGACACAGGACTGTTTGGAGCAAGAGGAAGGGTTCTAACCGCCGCAAATGACAAGGTTGCCATTCAGATTGTTTCAGAGACATCAACGTCGTCTTCTACGAAGAAGAAACCAaaccctcctcctccttcttcttctaaaCAACCTCTCTCATCACTTCTCATGATTCCGTTTCATCGGAATCCAAAATCACGATGCACTCACACCACTCCCGCTACAAGATTCCTCAGCTCCACCACAGCAACTTCTTTCACGTGGGACGCACGTGACCTCTCCAATTTCCATCTTCTCCTCAGCTCTTCACATGCCTTAGACATCGCATTTGATTTTCATGTCTTATAT GGAGAGGGTGTAGTGGGAGAATCCGACGGCGAAATGACGGTGGTCGGAAAAGCTTCGACGATCGTTGCCGTGGAGGAGGAGATGATGAAGAAGACGGAGTCCAATTCTTCTTCTCATTGGAATCTTCAAAGAAAGCTTCCAATCAAATTGAGGGTCAATGGCTTATCCATCGAAGCCTCCCTTTCG GTCTCAATGAAGTTAATGAAGATGAAGAATTCTGAGGATGACTCGGCAAGACCAATTAAAAACTCGGTTGAGCCAAAGAGACACGCCATCATAGAAAGAGTGAAGTATCTAACAAGCTTGACCAACAGGGGCAAAAACGGAAAACTACATCACACAGGGATTGGAACGGAACAAACGAGTCCATACGAGTCAGATGGATCTCCCGTGTTTGACTCAGATGACTCGTCCGAGTCCACATCAAGCAGTGGGAGTAGTGGTAGTAATAATAGTAGTATTATAATTGAAAATGATCAAAACTCGGGGTCCAGACTCGGTAAAAGTAGTAATAAAAATGGGTGTTGCGAGAGTGAGAGGTTTATGGGGTCATCGGCGCCAAGGACGCGTTTGGATGGAACAGCGAATAGGAGCCGGTTGCAGTTGTCACGGACTAGAAGCTTCACTGAATTTGGATCCAATACAATCACAACtaaacaa CAATTTCCAACTCGACAACGGCACCATCATGCTTGA